From Candidatus Dormiibacterota bacterium, the proteins below share one genomic window:
- a CDS encoding DUF444 family protein produces the protein MILRIEQDHNRFKQIIRGRIKKELKKYISSGELIGRRGKDYISIPLPQIRIPQFIYGPKQTGGVGQGEGALGTVLGAGEVEGGKQEAGNQPGEHLLEVDISLDELAEMLGEELELPAIRPKGRKNILSNRDRYTGISRYGPETLRHFKRTYKETLKRSISTGTYRPDHPILIPIRADKRFRSWKSAAMPQANAVILYMMDVSGSMGEEQKEIVRIESFWIDTWLRHHYKGVEIRYIIHDAEAREVDRETFYHTRESGGTVISAAYKLCSKIVDLDYPAEEWNIYCLHFSDGDNWSQGDTEECVNILKAQLLPRVNLFCYGQVESPYGTGQFLVDLKEAYGDDERVAVSKIENKDGIYQSIKDFLGRGR, from the coding sequence ATGATCCTCAGGATCGAGCAGGATCACAACCGCTTCAAGCAGATCATCCGCGGGCGGATCAAGAAGGAGCTGAAGAAGTACATCAGCAGCGGCGAGCTCATCGGCCGCCGCGGCAAGGACTACATCTCGATCCCCCTGCCGCAGATCCGCATCCCCCAGTTCATCTACGGCCCCAAGCAGACCGGCGGCGTCGGCCAGGGAGAAGGGGCCCTGGGCACGGTCCTCGGCGCCGGCGAAGTGGAGGGGGGCAAGCAGGAGGCCGGCAACCAGCCGGGCGAGCACCTGCTCGAGGTCGATATCTCGCTGGACGAGCTGGCGGAGATGCTGGGGGAGGAGCTGGAGCTCCCCGCGATCCGTCCGAAGGGGCGCAAGAACATCCTGTCGAACCGGGACCGCTACACCGGCATCTCGCGCTACGGGCCCGAGACGCTGCGACACTTCAAGCGCACCTACAAGGAGACCCTGAAGCGCAGCATCTCGACCGGCACGTACCGTCCCGACCACCCGATCCTGATCCCTATCCGCGCCGACAAACGCTTCCGCTCCTGGAAGAGTGCTGCGATGCCGCAGGCCAACGCCGTCATCCTCTACATGATGGACGTCTCGGGTTCGATGGGCGAGGAGCAGAAGGAGATCGTGCGGATCGAGTCGTTCTGGATCGATACCTGGTTGAGGCACCACTACAAGGGGGTCGAGATCCGCTACATCATCCACGACGCGGAGGCGCGCGAGGTCGACCGCGAGACCTTCTACCACACTCGTGAGTCCGGCGGCACGGTGATCTCGGCCGCCTACAAGCTGTGCAGCAAGATCGTCGACCTGGACTACCCCGCCGAGGAGTGGAACATCTACTGCCTGCATTTCTCGGACGGGGACAACTGGTCCCAGGGCGACACCGAGGAGTGCGTCAACATCCTCAAAGCGCAGCTCCTGCCGCGCGTCAATCTGTTCTGCTACGGGCAGGTCGAGAGCCCGTACGGCACGGGTCAGTTCCTGGTGGACCTCAAGGAGGCGTACGGCGACGACGAGCGCGTGGCGGTGTCGAAGATCGAGAACAAGGACGGCATCTACCAGTCGATCAAGGATTTCCTTGGACGGGGCCGCTGA
- a CDS encoding serine protein kinase, which yields MAYQRDTSHPPTRDATPEREVRPVPTGSEIVQLIGRLQDLRGFRDQHWEGSFEDYLQIVRHNPKVTRTAFQRMYDNVLAKGTREYYEYKKKILHYNFFDDKDHAGIDAIFGLDIALMKLVNVFKSAAQRYGTEKRVLLLHGPVGSSKSTIVRLLKKGLEAYSRTPEGALYTFVWVLQGEIGRKKTDQIEVIPCPMHEEPLHLIPEELRPEVLRMLNEGKPEGERVILEGDLCPACRQTYRELNLRYGGDWTKIVSHIRVRRMILSEKDRVGIGTFQPKDEKNQDSTELTGDINYRKIAEFGSDSDPRAFNFDGEFNVANRGLIEFIEVLKLEVAFLYDLLGASQEHKIKPKKFAQTDIDEVIIGHTNEPEYRKLQHNEFMEALRDRTVKIDIPYITKLSEEIKIYEKDYNPARIKGKHIAPHTLETAAMWAVLTRLEEPKKADLTLLQKLRLYNGKTLPGFTEDNIKELRKEATREGMDGISPRYIQDKISNALVSDKGEGCINPFMVLNELESGLRHHSLITSEELRKRYRDLLGVVKQEYEDIAKNEVQRAISADEEAISRLCSNYIDNVKAYTQRERVRNKYTGQDEEPDERLMRSIEEKIDIPENRKEDFRREIMNYIGALAVEGKTFNYKTNERLHKALELKLFEDQKDSIKLTSLVSSVVDKDTQEKIDVVKSRLKKDYGYCDICATDILHYVASIFARGDARD from the coding sequence ATGGCCTACCAAAGAGATACATCACATCCCCCCACCAGAGACGCGACGCCCGAACGGGAGGTGAGACCGGTGCCCACGGGTTCAGAGATTGTGCAACTGATCGGGAGGCTGCAAGACCTGCGGGGCTTCAGGGACCAGCATTGGGAGGGGAGCTTCGAAGACTACCTCCAGATCGTCCGCCACAACCCGAAGGTCACACGCACGGCGTTCCAGCGCATGTACGACAATGTCCTGGCCAAAGGGACGCGGGAATACTACGAGTACAAGAAAAAAATCCTCCATTACAACTTCTTCGACGACAAGGATCACGCCGGAATCGACGCGATCTTCGGCCTCGACATCGCGCTGATGAAGCTGGTGAACGTCTTCAAATCGGCGGCGCAGCGTTACGGCACCGAGAAGCGCGTTCTCCTCCTGCACGGGCCCGTCGGATCCTCCAAGTCGACCATCGTGCGCCTCCTGAAGAAGGGTCTCGAGGCGTACTCGCGGACGCCGGAGGGGGCGCTCTACACCTTCGTGTGGGTGCTGCAGGGCGAGATTGGACGCAAGAAGACCGACCAGATCGAAGTGATCCCCTGCCCGATGCACGAGGAGCCTCTGCACCTCATCCCCGAGGAGCTTCGTCCCGAAGTCCTGCGCATGCTGAACGAGGGGAAGCCCGAGGGAGAGAGAGTGATCCTGGAGGGGGACCTCTGTCCCGCCTGCCGGCAGACGTACCGCGAGCTCAACCTGCGCTACGGCGGCGACTGGACCAAGATCGTGTCGCACATCCGCGTGCGCCGCATGATCCTGTCGGAGAAGGACCGCGTTGGAATCGGCACGTTCCAGCCGAAGGACGAGAAGAACCAGGACTCGACCGAGCTCACCGGCGACATCAACTACCGCAAGATCGCCGAGTTCGGCTCCGACTCCGACCCGCGCGCTTTCAACTTCGACGGCGAGTTCAACGTGGCGAACCGCGGCCTCATCGAGTTCATCGAGGTGCTGAAGCTCGAGGTCGCCTTCCTCTACGACCTCCTGGGCGCGTCGCAGGAGCACAAGATCAAGCCCAAGAAGTTCGCCCAGACCGACATCGACGAGGTGATCATCGGGCACACCAACGAGCCCGAATACCGCAAGCTGCAGCACAACGAGTTCATGGAGGCGCTGCGCGATCGGACGGTGAAGATCGACATCCCTTACATCACCAAGCTGTCCGAGGAGATCAAGATCTACGAGAAGGACTACAACCCGGCCCGCATCAAGGGGAAGCACATCGCGCCGCACACGCTGGAGACGGCGGCGATGTGGGCGGTCCTGACCCGCCTCGAAGAGCCGAAGAAGGCCGACCTGACGCTTCTCCAGAAGCTGCGCCTCTACAACGGCAAGACGCTGCCGGGGTTCACCGAGGACAACATCAAGGAGCTGCGCAAGGAGGCCACGCGCGAGGGCATGGACGGCATCTCGCCGCGCTACATCCAGGACAAGATCAGCAACGCCCTGGTCTCCGACAAAGGGGAGGGCTGCATCAATCCGTTCATGGTGCTGAACGAGCTTGAATCGGGGCTGCGGCATCACTCCCTGATCACGTCGGAGGAGCTGCGCAAGCGCTACCGCGACCTCCTGGGCGTGGTCAAGCAGGAGTACGAAGACATCGCCAAGAACGAGGTGCAGAGGGCCATCTCGGCGGACGAGGAGGCGATCTCCCGTCTGTGCAGCAACTACATCGACAACGTCAAGGCCTACACGCAGCGCGAGCGCGTGCGCAACAAGTACACCGGTCAGGACGAGGAGCCCGACGAGCGACTCATGCGGTCGATCGAGGAGAAGATCGACATCCCCGAGAACCGCAAGGAGGACTTCCGGCGCGAGATCATGAACTACATCGGGGCCCTGGCCGTGGAGGGCAAGACTTTCAACTACAAGACCAACGAGCGTCTGCACAAGGCCCTGGAGCTCAAACTGTTCGAGGACCAGAAGGACTCGATCAAGCTGACCTCGCTGGTCTCCTCGGTCGTGGACAAGGACACGCAGGAGAAGATTGACGTGGTGAAGAGTCGCCTGAAGAAGGACTACGGGTACTGCGACATCTGCGCCACCGACATCCTGCACTACGTGGCCAGCATCTTCGCCCGGGGCGACGCGCGCGACTGA
- a CDS encoding PilZ domain-containing protein yields MASRDPQDAVQDDIRKVLDGRVLRGDRLIEAISLVGLTHSVEPLRAALSFVLPMDFTEPEARDTLAGIESHRGEMEALLGRDPGFTVAAFDLLYEKERTLRDPVFRDRRSPAGDAAAPDPRPQPADRLEDVLRRETRRAERSDRSLAVVVLSPDGAAAPATRGMEAGLVALRDSARDVDSVAAAKNGDFVVLLPCTGGREGLRAADRLRRALLASTGSSFSAGVAAASGRAADAHVLMRCARRALHEARGSGSGAALHRLERRAHSRILVGTSVPARLRSAGGESEIVVEDLSLGGALLSTPHRVTPGGEVVLALRGPSTRPAGFLLPSRVLRAQDGPTPGQTPYRAAIGFSPDARLRVAAVLATLRARDQAGMP; encoded by the coding sequence GTGGCCTCGCGGGACCCGCAGGACGCCGTCCAGGACGACATCAGGAAGGTCCTCGACGGGAGGGTCCTGCGCGGCGACCGGCTCATCGAGGCGATCTCCCTGGTCGGCCTCACGCACTCCGTCGAGCCGCTGCGTGCCGCCCTGTCCTTCGTCCTGCCGATGGACTTCACCGAGCCCGAAGCGCGCGACACCTTGGCCGGCATCGAGAGCCATCGCGGCGAGATGGAAGCGCTTCTCGGGCGTGACCCGGGGTTCACGGTGGCGGCCTTCGATCTGCTGTACGAGAAGGAGCGCACGCTCCGCGACCCGGTGTTCAGGGACAGGCGCTCCCCGGCCGGTGACGCGGCCGCGCCCGATCCCCGTCCGCAGCCCGCGGACCGTCTCGAGGATGTCCTGCGCCGGGAGACCCGGCGCGCCGAGCGCTCCGACCGCTCCCTCGCGGTCGTCGTCCTCTCGCCCGACGGCGCCGCGGCCCCCGCGACCCGGGGGATGGAGGCCGGGCTGGTCGCGCTCCGCGACAGCGCGCGCGACGTCGATTCGGTGGCGGCGGCGAAGAACGGCGACTTCGTCGTCCTCCTGCCGTGCACGGGCGGCCGGGAGGGTCTGCGCGCCGCCGACCGGCTCCGCCGGGCCCTGCTCGCCTCGACCGGGTCTTCCTTCAGCGCAGGGGTGGCGGCCGCCTCGGGCAGGGCGGCCGACGCGCACGTCCTGATGCGCTGCGCGCGTCGGGCTCTTCACGAGGCCCGGGGCTCGGGCTCCGGCGCGGCCCTGCACCGCCTCGAGCGGCGCGCCCATTCCCGCATCCTCGTGGGGACGTCGGTGCCGGCCAGGCTGCGGAGCGCGGGAGGCGAGTCGGAGATCGTCGTCGAGGACCTGTCGCTGGGCGGGGCGCTGCTCAGCACGCCGCACCGCGTGACCCCGGGGGGTGAGGTCGTCCTCGCCCTGCGCGGTCCTTCCACGCGTCCGGCCGGGTTCCTCCTCCCGTCGCGGGTCCTGCGCGCCCAGGATGGGCCGACCCCGGGCCAGACCCCCTACCGGGCGGCGATCGGTTTCTCACCGGATGCGCGGCTTCGGGTTGCCGCGGTCCTCGCCACGCTCCGGGCGAGGGACCAGGCGGGGATGCCGTGA
- a CDS encoding diguanylate cyclase, with protein MITLEEAARYHEELTEVLREDAHNEERILKRLDQIRTQSGLQVYAALLLILTNLGFEESEARRHWEEILKHRRALGQSLGRTVGLRVAVLDYFVNVNRQLTSPRIIDLSLADRQDPSSTIDASTGLWNARQFLAALQKEIRRAKRYRLDLTMLYLDIDDFREINERHGDLVGNILLREVAILIKNKIRDIDMAARLAGEEFGVILPETERMGAFLVAERIRKEMERHFLRRDVDGRPIAMTVTIGMAKYPEDAAIADRLVRRAEEAMHQAKARGGNTVGVYYRERRNYIRFDVSRQQVTIKVQPAGESAGGSGAPDHAPLNISRSGLLFESEKPYAIGDEVTIVCQDGRDQARVTLRARIVRIEEIEGETRRFEVGAAFLLEWDHQEAQVTEFLRRGGLGAA; from the coding sequence GTGATCACCCTCGAGGAGGCGGCCCGCTACCACGAAGAGCTCACGGAGGTGCTGCGGGAGGACGCGCACAACGAAGAGCGCATCCTGAAGCGTCTGGACCAGATTCGCACCCAGAGCGGGCTTCAGGTGTACGCCGCGCTGCTGCTCATCCTGACCAACCTCGGCTTCGAGGAGTCGGAAGCCCGCCGGCACTGGGAGGAGATCCTGAAGCACCGGCGGGCCCTCGGCCAGTCGCTGGGGCGCACCGTGGGGTTGAGGGTGGCGGTGCTCGACTACTTCGTCAACGTCAACCGCCAGCTCACCAGTCCGCGCATCATCGACCTGTCGCTCGCCGACCGGCAGGATCCGTCCTCCACGATCGACGCGAGCACCGGGCTGTGGAACGCCCGCCAGTTCCTGGCGGCGCTGCAGAAGGAGATTCGCCGCGCCAAGCGATACCGCCTCGACCTGACGATGCTGTACCTGGACATCGACGATTTCAGGGAGATCAACGAGCGCCACGGCGATCTGGTGGGGAACATCCTGCTGCGGGAGGTGGCGATCCTGATCAAGAACAAGATCCGGGACATCGACATGGCGGCGCGGCTCGCCGGGGAAGAGTTCGGAGTGATCCTCCCGGAGACCGAGCGCATGGGGGCGTTCCTGGTGGCCGAGCGGATCCGCAAGGAGATGGAGAGGCACTTCCTGCGCCGGGACGTCGACGGCCGGCCGATCGCCATGACGGTGACCATCGGCATGGCCAAGTACCCCGAGGACGCGGCCATCGCCGATCGTCTGGTGCGCCGCGCCGAGGAGGCGATGCACCAGGCCAAGGCCCGCGGCGGGAACACCGTCGGCGTCTATTACCGGGAGCGGCGGAACTACATCCGCTTCGACGTGTCGCGCCAGCAGGTGACGATCAAGGTCCAGCCCGCGGGTGAGTCCGCGGGCGGCTCCGGCGCGCCGGACCACGCCCCTCTCAACATCAGCCGGAGCGGTCTCCTGTTCGAGAGTGAGAAGCCTTACGCCATCGGCGACGAGGTGACCATCGTCTGTCAGGACGGGCGCGACCAGGCGCGCGTCACGCTGCGCGCCCGCATCGTGCGCATCGAGGAGATCGAAGGGGAGACCAGACGCTTCGAGGTGGGCGCCGCTTTCCTTCTCGAGTGGGATCACCAGGAGGCCCAGGTGACCGAATTCCTGCGCCGGGGCGGTCTGGGGGCCGCCTGA